From Streptomyces zhihengii, the proteins below share one genomic window:
- a CDS encoding SDR family NAD(P)-dependent oxidoreductase, translating to MITGASSGIGAAAGRVFAAEGATVVLVARRAEKLHELAAEITAAGGRAMVTAGDVTRETDMAQAVAGAVSRFGRLDGAFNNAGHTAAGGLLHETDPMVFEQVMDVNVRGVWNCMRHQIPAMLGSGRPAAIVNTSSVAGVLAAGASSAYVAAKHAVLGLTRAAAAEYGVRGVRVNALVVGSTRTEMMDQVLKDVPALEEAFVGRSVQKRMAAPEEIAHSAAWLCSDRASFVTGTAMPVDGGWTAA from the coding sequence ATGATCACGGGAGCGTCCAGCGGGATCGGCGCGGCGGCCGGGCGGGTGTTCGCGGCCGAGGGCGCGACCGTGGTCCTCGTGGCGCGGCGCGCGGAGAAGCTGCACGAACTGGCCGCCGAGATAACGGCGGCAGGAGGCCGCGCGATGGTGACGGCCGGGGACGTGACCAGGGAGACCGACATGGCGCAGGCGGTCGCCGGGGCGGTCTCCCGGTTCGGGCGGCTGGACGGCGCCTTCAACAACGCCGGGCACACGGCGGCCGGGGGCCTGCTGCACGAGACGGACCCCATGGTCTTCGAGCAGGTCATGGACGTGAACGTCAGAGGCGTGTGGAACTGCATGCGCCACCAGATCCCCGCGATGCTCGGCTCCGGCCGCCCGGCGGCGATCGTGAACACCTCCAGTGTGGCAGGGGTGCTGGCCGCCGGGGCGTCATCCGCCTATGTCGCGGCCAAGCACGCGGTCCTGGGCCTCACCCGGGCGGCCGCCGCCGAGTACGGGGTACGCGGAGTGCGCGTGAACGCCCTGGTGGTGGGCAGCACCCGCACCGAGATGATGGACCAGGTCCTCAAGGACGTCCCCGCCCTGGAGGAGGCGTTCGTCGGGCGCTCGGTCCAGAAGCGGATGGCCGCGCCCGAGGAGATCGCGCACAGCGCCGCCTGGCTCTGCAGCGACCGGGCGTCCTTCGTCACGGGCACCGCGATGCCGGTCGACGGCGGCTGGACCGCCGCCTGA
- a CDS encoding acyl carrier protein has translation MPPLDQSRAVTEPGTAPAAVVAAVVSELAGVLNLDPGRIDPAQSFRALGVGSVPAVRFVSLVNRRFGTALTATALAGHPTPLAFAALVAREAGDSGAEAGAVADEAAVREILGVLRERLAGMLGCEPDAIDPATPFELLGVDSIRAAKFAAAVNDAYGMDERVVSPCEHPNLAAMAAHVANFPTAGPPPAAGPEAAEEVGALLDAVREDRISVDEALTRLPHRL, from the coding sequence ATGCCACCCCTCGACCAGTCCCGCGCCGTGACGGAACCCGGCACCGCACCGGCCGCCGTGGTGGCCGCCGTCGTGAGCGAACTCGCCGGCGTGCTGAACCTGGATCCCGGGCGGATCGACCCCGCGCAGTCGTTCCGCGCGCTGGGCGTCGGATCGGTGCCGGCCGTGCGGTTCGTGTCCCTCGTCAACCGGCGCTTCGGGACCGCGCTCACGGCCACCGCGCTCGCCGGGCACCCGACCCCGCTGGCCTTCGCCGCTCTCGTGGCCCGCGAGGCAGGTGACAGCGGCGCGGAAGCCGGCGCCGTGGCCGACGAGGCCGCCGTGCGGGAGATCCTCGGCGTCCTGCGCGAGCGGCTGGCCGGCATGCTGGGCTGCGAGCCGGACGCCATCGACCCGGCCACCCCGTTCGAGCTGCTGGGGGTGGACTCCATCCGCGCCGCGAAGTTCGCCGCGGCCGTCAACGACGCGTACGGCATGGACGAGCGCGTGGTCAGCCCCTGCGAGCACCCCAACCTCGCCGCGATGGCCGCCCATGTGGCGAACTTCCCCACCGCCGGCCCGCCCCCGGCCGCCGGCCCGGAGGCCGCCGAGGAAGTGGGGGCACTCCTCGACGCGGTGCGCGAGGACCGGATCTCCGTGGACGAGGCGCTCACCCGCCTGCCGCACCGGCTGTGA
- the tkt gene encoding transketolase has protein sequence MQSPPQTAPEQPTRRAEDTFRRSAQWTALDQRAVDVARALAMDAVQHAGHGHPGTAMSLAPVAHVLFQKVMRHDPADPGWAGRDRFVLSAGHASALLYVQLMLAGYPLSLDDLKEFRRRGSRTPGHPEHGHTPGVETTTGPLGQGVANAVGMAMAARYERGLFDPGAPDGASVFDHTVWVVAGDGDLQEGVCAEASSLAGHQKLGNLVVLWDDNHISIEGDTATAISEDVEQRYASYGWHVQRVEPGPDGDLDPVALHDAFLAAQRERGRPSLIAARSVIAWPAPRARGTAAAHGAPLGDGEVAATKTLLGLDAGLTFHVPDEVLAHTRTALDRGRAERTAWNARFAHWQHSHPARAAEYERITRAQLPAGWENKLPSFEAGTTVATRAASGAVLAALGPLLPELWGGSADLAGSNNTTIDPASSFLPAGNPLPQADPYGRTVHFGIREHAMASVMNGVVLHGSTHVYGGTFLVFSDYMRPAVRLAALMRLPVTYVWTHDSIGLGEDGPTHQPVEHLASLRAIPGLNVVRPADANETATAWAEILRRRRTDPAPHGLVLSRQGLPVLAPDARAARGGYVLREAEGGAPRALLVATGSEVALAIAARELLQERGIPTRVVSLPCLEWFMEQDRAYRDEVLPPGVRARVTVEAGIGLGWERIAGEAGGVISLERFGASADGALLFREFGFTPEAIAAEAENAVARAARR, from the coding sequence ATGCAGTCACCACCGCAGACCGCACCGGAGCAGCCGACGCGGCGTGCCGAGGACACCTTCCGGCGCTCCGCACAGTGGACCGCCCTCGACCAGCGGGCCGTCGACGTCGCCCGCGCCCTGGCGATGGACGCGGTGCAGCACGCCGGGCACGGCCACCCCGGCACCGCGATGAGCCTCGCACCGGTCGCCCACGTCCTGTTCCAGAAGGTCATGCGCCACGACCCCGCCGACCCGGGCTGGGCCGGCCGGGACCGTTTCGTCCTCTCGGCGGGCCACGCCAGCGCGCTCCTGTACGTCCAGCTGATGCTGGCGGGCTATCCGCTGAGCCTGGACGACCTGAAGGAGTTCCGCCGCCGGGGCAGCCGCACCCCCGGACACCCGGAGCACGGCCACACCCCCGGGGTGGAGACCACCACCGGGCCGCTCGGACAGGGCGTCGCCAACGCGGTGGGCATGGCCATGGCCGCCCGCTACGAGCGCGGCCTGTTCGACCCCGGCGCCCCGGACGGCGCGTCCGTCTTCGACCACACGGTCTGGGTCGTCGCGGGCGACGGCGACCTCCAGGAGGGCGTCTGCGCCGAGGCGTCGTCCCTCGCCGGTCACCAGAAGCTGGGCAACCTCGTCGTGCTCTGGGACGACAACCACATCTCCATCGAGGGCGACACCGCCACCGCGATCTCGGAGGACGTCGAGCAGCGGTACGCCTCCTACGGCTGGCACGTGCAGCGGGTCGAGCCCGGGCCCGACGGGGACCTGGACCCCGTCGCCCTGCACGACGCCTTCCTCGCGGCGCAGCGGGAGCGGGGCAGACCCTCCCTGATCGCCGCGCGCTCCGTCATCGCCTGGCCCGCACCCCGCGCCCGCGGCACCGCCGCCGCCCACGGCGCCCCGCTCGGCGACGGGGAGGTGGCGGCCACCAAGACGCTGCTCGGCCTCGACGCGGGCCTCACCTTCCACGTCCCGGACGAGGTGCTCGCCCACACCCGCACCGCCCTCGACCGCGGCCGCGCCGAACGCACCGCCTGGAACGCGCGGTTCGCGCACTGGCAGCACAGCCACCCCGCCCGCGCCGCGGAGTACGAGCGCATCACCCGGGCGCAGTTACCGGCGGGCTGGGAGAACAAGCTCCCCTCGTTCGAAGCCGGCACCACCGTGGCGACCCGCGCGGCGTCCGGCGCGGTGCTCGCGGCCCTGGGGCCGCTGCTGCCGGAGCTGTGGGGCGGCTCCGCCGACCTCGCCGGATCCAACAACACCACGATCGACCCCGCCTCCTCGTTCCTGCCCGCCGGCAACCCCCTGCCGCAGGCCGACCCGTACGGCCGCACGGTGCACTTCGGGATCCGGGAGCACGCCATGGCCTCCGTGATGAACGGCGTGGTGCTGCACGGCTCCACCCACGTCTACGGCGGCACCTTCCTGGTCTTCTCCGACTACATGCGCCCCGCCGTGCGGCTCGCCGCGCTGATGCGGCTGCCGGTCACCTACGTGTGGACCCACGACTCGATCGGGCTCGGCGAGGACGGCCCCACCCACCAGCCGGTCGAACACCTCGCCTCCCTGCGCGCGATCCCCGGCCTGAACGTCGTCCGCCCCGCCGACGCCAACGAGACCGCGACGGCCTGGGCGGAGATCCTGCGCCGCCGCCGCACCGACCCGGCCCCGCACGGACTCGTGCTCTCCCGCCAGGGCCTGCCCGTCCTCGCCCCCGACGCGCGGGCCGCGCGCGGCGGCTACGTCCTGCGCGAGGCCGAGGGCGGCGCGCCGCGGGCCCTGCTCGTGGCCACCGGCTCCGAGGTCGCGCTCGCCATCGCCGCGCGCGAGCTGCTCCAGGAGCGGGGCATCCCCACCCGCGTGGTGTCGCTGCCCTGCCTGGAGTGGTTCATGGAACAGGACCGCGCCTACCGCGACGAGGTGCTGCCCCCCGGCGTGCGCGCCCGGGTGACCGTCGAGGCCGGCATCGGCCTCGGCTGGGAGCGCATCGCGGGCGAGGCGGGCGGCGTGATCTCGCTGGAGCGGTTCGGGGCCTCGGCGGACGGCGCCCTGCTCTTCCGCGAGTTCGGCTTCACCCCGGAAGCGATCGCCGCCGAAGCGGAGAACGCCGTGGCACGGGCGGCCCGCCGATGA
- a CDS encoding IS701 family transposase: MIDLHPYDVRAGRPRPAPPVSASRDTVLAELTSEVFASLPRSDQRRKGIQYLNGLLSIRGRKSIRNIANLLGDDVSEQNLHHFICDSTWDWMPIRRALAEAVETALPTRAWVVAPMTIPKAGRNSVGVERHYSPALGQTLNAQRAIGVWAASESASVPVNWRLQLSSSWLRDAPRRSQAAIPEGASAEGLAECAVEAARQTAAGWGLRARPTVLDLGEAPEPLLELTAAGHLPLLVRVGPDTPLVATDLAPAGREQTTLTAHRIMGLARTLRRPVPGAPPTPGAGEDTPLAAHVRVALPRLPGQGKHPAPRPLVLLGMGTYGAPWPGELWLSNLTALPLEHLTRLRQLTHRVGEDCAGVAERVGIRDFTGRSFQGWHRHVTLASVAHAVAVLDGRTRQLPRAAG; the protein is encoded by the coding sequence ATGATCGATTTACATCCGTACGACGTACGCGCCGGCCGCCCGAGACCGGCTCCGCCCGTCTCGGCATCCCGTGACACGGTGCTCGCCGAGCTGACCTCCGAGGTGTTCGCCTCGCTCCCGCGCAGCGACCAGCGCCGCAAGGGCATCCAGTACCTGAACGGCCTGTTGTCCATCCGGGGACGCAAGTCGATACGCAACATCGCCAACCTGCTCGGGGACGACGTGTCCGAGCAGAACCTGCACCACTTCATCTGCGACTCCACCTGGGACTGGATGCCCATCCGCCGGGCACTCGCCGAGGCCGTGGAGACCGCCCTGCCGACCCGGGCGTGGGTGGTGGCTCCCATGACCATCCCCAAGGCCGGGCGCAACTCCGTCGGTGTGGAGCGGCACTACTCGCCGGCCCTCGGGCAGACCCTGAACGCGCAGCGCGCCATCGGGGTCTGGGCGGCCTCGGAGTCCGCGAGCGTCCCCGTCAACTGGCGCCTGCAGCTGTCCTCCTCCTGGCTCAGGGACGCCCCGCGGCGCTCGCAGGCGGCCATCCCGGAGGGAGCGAGCGCGGAGGGCCTGGCCGAATGCGCGGTCGAGGCCGCCCGTCAGACGGCGGCGGGCTGGGGCCTGCGGGCCCGGCCCACCGTCCTCGACCTGGGCGAGGCTCCCGAACCGCTGCTCGAACTGACCGCCGCCGGACACCTCCCGCTCCTGGTGCGCGTCGGACCCGACACCCCGCTCGTCGCGACGGATCTCGCCCCGGCCGGAAGGGAGCAGACCACGCTCACCGCGCACCGGATCATGGGCCTGGCCCGCACCCTGCGGCGGCCGGTACCGGGGGCGCCCCCGACGCCGGGCGCGGGGGAGGACACCCCCCTCGCGGCCCACGTACGCGTGGCCCTGCCCCGGCTCCCGGGGCAGGGCAAGCACCCGGCCCCACGGCCCCTGGTGCTCCTCGGCATGGGCACGTACGGCGCCCCGTGGCCGGGCGAGCTGTGGCTCTCCAACCTCACCGCACTCCCGCTGGAGCACCTGACCCGCCTGAGACAGCTCACCCACCGGGTGGGCGAGGACTGCGCCGGCGTCGCGGAGCGGGTGGGCATCCGGGACTTCACGGGGCGCTCCTTCCAGGGCTGGCACCGGCACGTCACCCTCGCCTCCGTCGCCCACGCCGTCGCCGTCCTGGACGGCCGGACCCGGCAGCTCCCCCGTGCCGCGGGCTGA
- a CDS encoding ScbA/BarX family gamma-butyrolactone biosynthesis protein codes for MPSTSAATLAPRPVFVSGELVHKARPAEVLLTGLRPAGSDGFVVSAHWPEAHGCYATGTTALDPLLLTETVRQSLPLLCHSGYAIPLGYRLLWDTFRYELTPAALTARDRSGGLELRVTCLESARRGPRVSALTLSISVVQGGSPLAACTTRLTVQSPAVYERLRAGYATPDAVAVLPPAPAAPIPPSVLGRTRCRDVVLSPADGLDWLLRVDTAHPLFFDHPLDHAPGLLLLEAARQAALMLPAGHRLSVAGMETAFHRYVELDAPCRVEAVLADPAPDGHRDADVALWQNGVRCLSAAVRLARRPERLSAVLPGAREDGALLVASPV; via the coding sequence ATGCCTAGCACCAGTGCCGCCACCCTCGCTCCGCGTCCCGTGTTCGTGTCCGGGGAGCTCGTCCACAAAGCCCGCCCCGCCGAAGTGCTCCTGACCGGCTTACGGCCCGCGGGGAGCGACGGCTTCGTCGTCTCGGCCCACTGGCCCGAGGCGCACGGATGCTACGCCACCGGGACGACCGCGCTCGACCCGCTGCTGCTCACCGAGACGGTGCGCCAGTCCCTGCCTCTGCTGTGCCACAGCGGGTACGCCATCCCCCTGGGGTACCGCCTGCTCTGGGACACCTTCAGATACGAGCTGACGCCGGCGGCGCTGACGGCCAGAGACCGTTCGGGAGGGCTCGAACTCCGCGTCACCTGCCTGGAGTCGGCGCGCCGGGGCCCGCGGGTGTCGGCGCTGACGCTGTCCATCTCCGTGGTGCAGGGCGGGAGTCCGCTGGCCGCGTGCACCACGCGCCTGACCGTGCAGTCCCCGGCCGTCTACGAGCGGCTGCGGGCGGGATACGCGACCCCCGACGCCGTCGCCGTCCTGCCGCCCGCCCCGGCCGCGCCGATCCCGCCGTCCGTCCTCGGGCGCACCCGGTGCCGCGACGTGGTCCTCAGCCCCGCGGACGGCCTCGACTGGCTGCTGCGGGTGGACACCGCGCATCCCCTCTTCTTCGACCACCCGCTCGACCACGCGCCGGGTCTGCTCCTCCTGGAGGCCGCCCGGCAGGCCGCGCTCATGCTGCCGGCCGGCCACCGCCTGTCGGTCGCCGGCATGGAGACCGCCTTCCATCGCTACGTCGAACTCGACGCGCCGTGCCGGGTGGAGGCGGTGCTGGCGGACCCGGCCCCGGACGGCCACCGCGACGCGGACGTCGCCCTGTGGCAGAACGGCGTCCGGTGCCTGTCGGCGGCGGTGCGGCTCGCCCGGCGGCCGGAGCGGCTCTCCGCCGTCCTCCCGGGCGCCCGGGAGGACGGCGCGCTGCTGGTGGCGTCCCCGGTGTAG
- a CDS encoding ScbR family autoregulator-binding transcription factor, with protein sequence MQERAVHTRELLLRAAAEEFDAAGYASTGLSKIAKRAGLTVGALYFHFESKEGLAKAVMRAQPQSIEPHLDSEGLQRLVDITRVWAQQLLRDPLLRAGVRLSVEQGGFGVQDITSFLQWRDTMEECLRDARESGELLPRTDPARVAEFIVSACTGVQLYAQLVNGRRDLPERTVEMWRLLLPGIATPGTLPRIDLAPWPGES encoded by the coding sequence ATGCAGGAACGAGCAGTCCACACGCGCGAATTGCTGCTTCGTGCGGCGGCGGAGGAGTTCGACGCCGCCGGGTACGCCAGCACGGGGCTCAGCAAGATCGCGAAGCGGGCCGGTCTGACGGTGGGAGCCCTGTACTTCCACTTCGAGTCGAAGGAGGGCCTCGCCAAGGCGGTGATGCGGGCGCAGCCGCAGAGCATCGAGCCGCATCTCGACAGCGAGGGGCTGCAGCGCCTCGTGGACATCACCCGGGTGTGGGCGCAGCAGCTCCTGCGCGATCCGCTGCTGCGCGCCGGCGTGCGGCTCTCGGTGGAGCAGGGCGGCTTCGGCGTCCAGGACATCACCTCCTTCCTGCAGTGGCGGGACACCATGGAGGAGTGTCTGCGTGACGCGCGCGAGAGCGGCGAGCTGCTCCCCCGGACCGACCCGGCGCGGGTGGCCGAGTTCATCGTCAGCGCGTGTACGGGCGTGCAGTTGTACGCGCAGCTGGTGAACGGGCGCAGGGACCTGCCGGAGCGCACCGTCGAGATGTGGCGGCTGCTGCTCCCGGGGATCGCCACGCCCGGCACGCTGCCCCGCATCGACCTCGCGCCGTGGCCCGGCGAGTCCTGA
- a CDS encoding TetR family transcriptional regulator, which translates to MLTRSALLDAAAREVDAHGYGSVAMRHVARAADVTTGALTFHFPTKSDLFAEVAELGLTRMRERADEVARLPVAPLRRISLLVLALLELLHDDVVARAAVRLSRELPGTGDWSDSWLPVGREMLRRADEAGQLREGVTPDAVAEMTLHLVAGTEMCAHGGAPASDVGDGDGGAGGGAGGARFAALCDLLLYGASALRPPGPAPDPPRTASPRTASGENT; encoded by the coding sequence GTGCTGACCCGAAGCGCCCTGCTGGACGCCGCCGCACGCGAGGTCGACGCGCACGGCTACGGCTCCGTGGCCATGCGCCACGTCGCGCGGGCGGCCGATGTCACGACCGGCGCGCTCACCTTCCACTTCCCCACGAAGAGCGACCTGTTCGCGGAGGTCGCCGAGCTCGGTCTCACCCGGATGAGGGAACGGGCCGACGAGGTCGCACGGCTTCCGGTGGCACCGCTGCGCAGGATCTCCCTGCTCGTCCTCGCCCTGCTGGAGCTGCTGCACGACGACGTCGTGGCCCGCGCGGCCGTACGGCTCTCACGGGAGCTCCCGGGCACCGGCGACTGGTCGGACTCCTGGCTCCCGGTGGGCCGGGAGATGCTGCGAAGGGCCGACGAGGCGGGGCAGTTGCGGGAGGGGGTGACGCCCGACGCGGTGGCGGAGATGACCTTGCACCTGGTGGCGGGGACGGAGATGTGCGCACACGGCGGCGCCCCGGCCTCCGACGTTGGTGACGGCGACGGGGGGGCCGGGGGCGGGGCCGGCGGGGCGCGCTTCGCCGCGCTCTGCGACCTGCTCCTCTACGGCGCCTCGGCCCTCCGGCCGCCCGGTCCGGCCCCGGACCCGCCCCGTACGGCATCGCCGCGGACTGCTTCTGGCGAAAACACATAA
- a CDS encoding IS701 family transposase, with amino-acid sequence MSAQATAVLSAPRCARDGSPEGLAAYGERVFGYLSRSDQRRWAAAYLRGLLSTSGRKTVRRMAQNLDLSDTAPQALQQFITSSPWDWGPARVELARIAAELIPDAVWTAKPVLLRKRGSHSVGLRPGVLPGTGRRVNCQVGIGLFLSGPGSSIPVAWRLLLDDTWCGDPERRRRARIPDGVRPRPAWALVLEMTEELAAAGVAESVPLVLGRDFAPYAHQVAAHLTRRGRDFVVEVPPGQPLAGTTPHGSRPSSSFAPAGDAESLVAARRRRTPTALPGRPETVSAVVRLLPPGRTAPAVHQTHRLVAEVSASPGRPSWYWVTSLRDEPAGVRALARRTSVTEAAVRDVQNELGLLDFEGRSFPGWHHHMTLASAAYLYRRLETERSALGQQ; translated from the coding sequence ATGTCCGCACAGGCCACTGCCGTGCTGAGCGCACCGCGATGCGCTCGGGACGGCAGCCCGGAAGGCCTGGCCGCCTACGGGGAGCGGGTCTTCGGGTATCTGTCCCGCAGCGACCAGCGCCGCTGGGCGGCCGCGTATCTGCGGGGGCTGCTGAGCACATCGGGCCGCAAGACGGTGCGCCGGATGGCCCAGAACCTCGACCTGTCCGACACCGCTCCGCAGGCGCTGCAGCAGTTCATCACCTCCAGCCCCTGGGACTGGGGGCCCGCGCGGGTGGAGCTCGCCCGGATCGCCGCGGAGCTGATCCCCGACGCGGTGTGGACGGCGAAGCCCGTGCTGCTGCGCAAGCGGGGCAGCCACTCGGTGGGGCTGCGGCCGGGCGTCCTGCCCGGCACCGGCCGGCGGGTGAACTGCCAGGTCGGGATCGGTCTGTTCCTGTCCGGCCCGGGGAGCAGCATCCCGGTCGCCTGGCGGCTCCTCCTCGACGACACCTGGTGCGGCGACCCCGAACGCCGCCGGCGCGCGCGGATCCCGGACGGAGTGCGGCCCCGGCCCGCCTGGGCGCTCGTCCTGGAGATGACCGAGGAGCTCGCCGCCGCCGGCGTGGCCGAGTCCGTCCCCCTGGTGCTGGGCCGCGACTTCGCCCCGTACGCGCACCAGGTGGCAGCCCATCTCACCCGCAGGGGCAGGGACTTCGTCGTCGAGGTGCCGCCGGGGCAGCCGCTCGCCGGGACGACGCCCCACGGCTCCCGCCCGTCCTCGTCCTTCGCCCCCGCCGGCGACGCGGAGAGCCTGGTGGCGGCCCGCCGCCGCAGGACGCCCACCGCGCTGCCCGGCCGCCCGGAGACGGTGTCGGCCGTGGTGCGCCTGCTGCCGCCGGGCCGGACCGCGCCCGCCGTGCACCAGACCCACCGGCTCGTGGCGGAGGTCTCCGCCTCACCGGGACGGCCCTCCTGGTACTGGGTCACCTCGCTCCGTGACGAACCGGCCGGTGTCCGGGCCCTCGCGCGGCGCACCTCGGTGACCGAGGCCGCCGTCCGGGACGTCCAGAACGAGCTCGGGCTCCTCGACTTCGAGGGCCGTTCCTTCCCCGGCTGGCATCACCACATGACGCTGGCCTCCGCCGCCTACCTCTACCGCCGCCTGGAGACCGAACGGTCCGCCCTCGGGCAACAGTGA
- a CDS encoding 4'-phosphopantetheinyl transferase family protein: MDEREIITRFKAGALERGQAVWLLLERREAGARGPAPGGLPAGEAAPPEETGPVTLWFCSNDELDPGLADTLARRWLDGQEQETAGRFLFPHDRRQYLVAHALVRRVLALESGLPEAEAVILRSPRGRPFLRPPVHGLPRGGPELDFNLSHAGGYNLLGVVRRHRIGVDVERVDRGEQGLEAIIDTFAREERDWVTRAAPGRLRDCRTLRLWTLKEAYSKARGLGLALPFDSFAFTLHDERGVLDFRPPEDGEALGWRFLELEPEPGVLAAVALLTEAAVPSALQLHRGFPWNREAPEVLELPESPAGR; the protein is encoded by the coding sequence ATGGACGAACGAGAGATCATCACCCGGTTCAAGGCCGGAGCCCTGGAACGCGGGCAGGCCGTGTGGCTCCTCCTGGAGCGGCGCGAGGCGGGCGCCCGCGGGCCGGCACCCGGCGGCCTCCCCGCCGGGGAAGCGGCACCGCCGGAGGAGACCGGCCCCGTCACCCTCTGGTTCTGCTCCAACGACGAGCTCGACCCGGGGCTCGCCGACACACTGGCCCGGCGCTGGCTGGACGGGCAGGAGCAGGAGACCGCCGGCCGCTTCCTGTTCCCGCACGACCGGCGCCAGTACCTGGTCGCCCACGCGCTCGTACGGCGGGTCCTCGCCCTGGAGAGCGGTCTGCCCGAGGCGGAGGCCGTCATCCTGCGCTCCCCGCGGGGGCGGCCCTTCCTGCGCCCGCCGGTCCACGGGCTGCCCCGCGGCGGACCGGAGCTGGACTTCAACCTGTCGCACGCCGGCGGCTACAACCTGCTGGGCGTGGTGCGCCGGCACCGGATCGGCGTCGACGTGGAGCGGGTCGACCGCGGCGAGCAGGGGCTGGAGGCCATCATCGACACCTTCGCCCGCGAGGAGCGGGACTGGGTGACGCGGGCCGCGCCGGGCCGCCTCCGGGACTGCCGGACACTGCGGCTGTGGACGCTGAAGGAGGCGTACTCGAAGGCGCGCGGCCTCGGGCTCGCGCTTCCCTTCGACAGCTTCGCCTTCACGCTGCACGACGAGCGGGGGGTCCTGGACTTCCGTCCCCCCGAGGACGGGGAGGCGCTCGGGTGGCGGTTCCTGGAACTGGAGCCGGAGCCCGGGGTCCTGGCGGCCGTGGCGCTCCTCACCGAAGCCGCCGTGCCGTCCGCGCTCCAGCTGCACCGCGGCTTCCCCTGGAACCGGGAGGCGCCCGAGGTGCTGGAGCTGCCGGAGTCGCCTGCCGGCCGCTGA